Proteins from a genomic interval of Zingiber officinale cultivar Zhangliang chromosome 1B, Zo_v1.1, whole genome shotgun sequence:
- the LOC121979252 gene encoding nucleobase-ascorbate transporter 12-like: MGSRRAIELGAVILILLSFVGKIGGFIASIPDVMVAGLLCCMWAMIAALGLSNLRYSETGSSRNNIIIGLSLFLSLSVPAYFQQYGLIPSSNSSVPSYFQPYAVASHGPIHTSSRGVNYVLNTLFSFHMVIAFIVAFILDNTVPGSRQERGVYVWSEPEAAKREPAITKDYGLPFRIGRMFTWVKWVGL, translated from the exons ATGGGTAGTCGGAGAGCTATTGAGCTCGGTGCTGTCATTCTCATTCTGTTATCTTTTGTTG GGAAAATAGGAGGATTTATAGCTTCTATCCCAGATGTCATGGTGGCTGGTCTTCTTTGCTGTATGTGGGCCATGATTGCTGCTCTGGGCTTGTCAAACCTGCGATACAGCGAGACTGGAAGCTCCAGGAATAATATCATAATTGGCCTCTCATTGTTTCTCTCATTATCAGTACCTGCCTACTTCCAGCAATATGGACTTATTCCATCTTCAAATTCATCCGTTCCAAGTTACTTCCAACCATATGCTGTTGCATCTCATGGACCTATTCATACAAGTTCTCGAGGG GTGAACTATGTTCTGAATACTTTGTTTTCATTTCACATggtgattgcatttattgttgcaTTTATTCTTGACAACACTGTTCCTGGGAGCCGTCAAGAACGTGGAGTATATGTTTGGTCTGAACCAGAGGCAGCAAAAAGGGAACCAGCCATTACCAAAGACTACGGCTTGCCTTTCAGA